Proteins encoded together in one Aminipila butyrica window:
- a CDS encoding recombinase family protein — translation MARISRKAKAMPVQILPEQIWDTCIYGRLSFEDDRKKESDSIGNQIAMLEHYIGERPDLKLISVFKDVNQTGTNFQRSGFKEMMEAIKCGKINCIVVKDLSRFGRNYIEAGTYLEKILPFLNVRFISVNDNYDSLHPAVQDEEYGIPLKNLIHDMYARDISQKIKAGLAVKRGKGEFTGGIAPYGYLKGDGGKLLIDEQIAPIVRDLFQWAKDGMSVSCIAQKLNEAGISSPSQYRYTKGILKSERYAEVRYWYKNTVRRILSNPVYLGHMVQGKTTSDLWGNGGGIDIPQEQWVEIKNTHEPLVDEETFLAVRQIKQERWQCSKDKIVPQGSNLLKGRVFCGDCKRSMKRRKISKAEGTAGYSFTCATYEDICRHDCKKKRIEESELRDLLYTAIYKQLELAVDMEGMILTLQTEGRVSQQERELDHEIYETKKKLSKLAVLRSSLYADYQQKRLDEKDYLLIKSKYGHDVSVLSRRLDVLSRQKCRADSESASKVPWLAGIKKWDQNNLMTEKIISELIERIELFSDQAVSICFNYRDELEDLLQPNETKG, via the coding sequence ATGGCGCGAATAAGCAGAAAAGCGAAAGCCATGCCGGTCCAGATTCTGCCTGAACAGATATGGGATACCTGCATTTATGGGCGGCTATCTTTTGAAGATGACCGAAAAAAGGAAAGCGATTCGATTGGCAATCAGATTGCGATGTTAGAACATTATATAGGGGAAAGACCTGATTTGAAACTTATATCTGTCTTTAAAGATGTTAATCAGACCGGTACAAACTTCCAGCGTTCCGGCTTCAAAGAAATGATGGAGGCGATAAAGTGTGGCAAGATTAACTGTATTGTGGTCAAAGATTTATCCCGTTTTGGAAGGAACTACATTGAAGCAGGCACCTATTTGGAAAAAATATTACCGTTTTTGAACGTTCGCTTTATTTCCGTAAATGACAATTACGACAGCTTACATCCGGCTGTCCAGGACGAAGAGTATGGTATTCCGCTGAAAAACCTGATTCATGACATGTATGCCAGGGATATATCTCAAAAGATAAAAGCTGGACTTGCCGTCAAGAGAGGAAAAGGCGAGTTTACCGGCGGGATTGCACCCTACGGTTATTTAAAGGGAGATGGGGGAAAGTTGCTTATTGATGAGCAGATAGCCCCTATTGTGCGGGACCTGTTTCAATGGGCTAAGGACGGTATGAGCGTTAGTTGTATTGCACAAAAGCTCAATGAAGCAGGGATATCTTCCCCAAGTCAGTATCGCTACACAAAAGGTATCTTAAAAAGTGAGCGCTATGCCGAGGTGCGGTATTGGTATAAAAATACCGTTCGCCGAATTCTATCTAATCCAGTTTATCTTGGACACATGGTGCAGGGAAAAACAACATCGGACTTATGGGGGAATGGAGGCGGCATAGACATACCGCAGGAGCAGTGGGTAGAAATCAAAAATACCCACGAACCACTGGTTGATGAAGAAACGTTTCTAGCTGTGAGGCAAATCAAACAAGAACGATGGCAGTGCAGCAAAGATAAAATCGTACCACAGGGCTCAAATCTCTTGAAAGGGCGTGTTTTTTGTGGTGATTGCAAGCGGAGTATGAAGCGGCGAAAAATATCCAAGGCAGAGGGCACAGCAGGATATTCCTTTACTTGTGCCACCTATGAGGACATTTGCAGGCATGATTGCAAGAAAAAGAGGATAGAGGAGTCGGAGTTGAGGGACCTTCTTTATACGGCGATCTATAAGCAGCTGGAATTGGCTGTTGACATGGAAGGGATGATATTGACGCTCCAAACAGAGGGGCGTGTCAGCCAGCAGGAAAGGGAACTTGACCATGAGATTTATGAAACGAAGAAGAAGCTGTCTAAATTAGCGGTGCTTAGAAGTTCTTTATATGCGGACTATCAGCAAAAGCGCCTTGATGAAAAAGACTATCTTTTGATAAAATCCAAGTACGGCCATGATGTAAGCGTGTTGAGCCGCCGCCTTGATGTATTATCCAGGCAAAAGTGCAGAGCTGATAGCGAGAGCGCCTCAAAAGTTCCATGGCTTGCGGGCATAAAGAAATGGGATCAGAACAACCTGATGACAGAGAAAATAATTTCTGAGCTCATCGAACGAATCGAACTTTTCAGTGATCAAGCCGTATCTATCTGCTTCAACTATAGGGATGAATTGGAAGATTTACTCCAGCCTAACGAAACGAAGGGGTGA
- a CDS encoding VOC family protein: MKWNWVTFQVNNLERSIQFYTEALKFEVASRFGSDDHQIVMLGKADEPKLELIWEKEKQLQGLGRGVSIGFEMDELDQLVQSLKGQGHSVEGPIAPNPHIRFFFVEDPDGYRIQLVEQKLSK; encoded by the coding sequence ATGAAGTGGAATTGGGTCACTTTTCAGGTGAATAATTTAGAAAGAAGCATACAGTTTTATACGGAAGCATTAAAATTTGAAGTGGCGTCTAGATTTGGAAGCGACGACCATCAGATTGTTATGCTGGGTAAGGCGGATGAACCAAAGCTGGAACTCATATGGGAGAAAGAAAAGCAACTGCAGGGACTCGGCAGAGGTGTTTCCATAGGTTTTGAAATGGATGAATTGGATCAACTGGTACAGTCCCTTAAGGGACAAGGCCACTCCGTAGAAGGGCCAATAGCACCGAACCCTCACATTCGTTTCTTTTTTGTAGAGGATCCGGATGGTTATCGGATTCAGCTGGTGGAGCAGAAGCTTTCTAAGTAG
- a CDS encoding recombinase family protein has product MSKELLARYIRLSKEDAKTGESNSISNQRELIKAFVEESFDLSQYEMVEFCDDGYSGTNFERPGIKLLFEEVRKGNIRCIIVKDLSRFGRNYIEMGDYLEQIFPFLGVRFISVNDRFDSSHFDGTTGGLGIGFKNLSYALYSKDLSQKVRSARKTRMENGEFISSHAPYGYAKSLSNRKQLVVDENAADVVRRIFTMAEAGKNAVQIAVHLNNEKIPTPSAYKQLVGCNHKCNIIGNANYWLNTTVLTILRDERYTGKMVSGKNYSPVVGCKHSKRTPKSEWIIVPGTHEAIISEELFAFVQESLVTPVRRKTEPHVSRPLMGKLKCGVCKHAMRRSNSDTSMGYYYCESHRYITDSNCTKERVVERDLIQHVLAMIHIQIGIFVDMEQRFGPVRGQEHHDIFALTEQLKQHQAALAKGGAAKIRAYEKYREGILNRDNYIRLKADIRRQLAKTETQIAELETALRVSYAESHPPYAILEEAKGCEGVTELSKEIADELIDSLYVYGSGVIEIVWNYADEYEKAAQAVKQGARISDGG; this is encoded by the coding sequence ATGAGTAAAGAGCTTCTGGCGCGTTACATTCGGCTATCCAAAGAAGATGCAAAAACTGGTGAAAGTAACAGTATCAGCAATCAGCGGGAACTGATCAAAGCCTTTGTGGAAGAATCTTTCGACCTTTCACAGTATGAAATGGTTGAGTTCTGTGATGACGGGTATAGCGGCACAAATTTTGAGCGTCCAGGGATAAAGTTATTATTTGAAGAAGTACGCAAGGGGAATATCCGCTGTATCATTGTCAAAGACCTTTCCCGTTTTGGCAGAAATTATATTGAGATGGGGGACTATCTGGAGCAAATTTTTCCTTTTTTAGGGGTTCGATTCATTTCGGTAAATGACCGATTTGACAGCAGCCATTTTGATGGCACGACAGGTGGGCTGGGGATAGGCTTCAAGAATTTAAGTTATGCGTTGTACAGCAAAGATTTGTCACAAAAGGTGCGAAGTGCAAGAAAAACACGAATGGAGAATGGCGAATTTATCAGCAGTCATGCACCTTATGGCTATGCAAAATCTTTATCAAATCGCAAGCAGCTTGTAGTTGACGAAAACGCTGCCGACGTTGTACGTCGTATTTTTACCATGGCGGAGGCGGGTAAAAATGCCGTCCAAATTGCCGTCCACCTGAATAACGAAAAGATTCCAACCCCATCTGCTTATAAACAGCTCGTGGGTTGCAATCATAAGTGTAATATAATCGGAAATGCAAACTATTGGCTAAATACTACTGTTTTGACTATCCTTCGGGATGAACGCTATACAGGAAAAATGGTAAGCGGCAAAAACTACAGTCCTGTTGTTGGATGCAAGCATAGTAAACGCACGCCTAAAAGTGAGTGGATTATTGTTCCAGGCACCCACGAAGCTATTATTTCGGAAGAGTTGTTTGCTTTCGTTCAAGAGAGTCTCGTTACTCCGGTTAGGAGGAAAACAGAACCACATGTGTCCAGACCACTGATGGGTAAATTGAAGTGCGGTGTTTGCAAGCATGCCATGAGAAGAAGCAATAGCGATACCTCCATGGGCTATTATTACTGTGAAAGCCATCGGTATATAACCGACAGCAATTGTACAAAGGAGCGAGTTGTTGAAAGGGATTTGATACAGCATGTTTTAGCCATGATACATATACAGATAGGAATTTTTGTGGATATGGAACAACGCTTTGGCCCAGTGAGGGGGCAAGAGCATCATGATATCTTTGCTCTGACGGAGCAGCTTAAGCAACACCAAGCTGCTCTCGCTAAAGGGGGAGCAGCTAAAATCAGGGCCTATGAAAAATACAGAGAGGGTATTTTGAATCGAGACAATTACATACGCTTAAAGGCGGATATTCGCAGGCAGTTAGCGAAAACAGAGACTCAAATCGCAGAGCTTGAAACAGCTCTGCGTGTCAGCTATGCTGAAAGCCATCCGCCGTATGCCATCCTTGAAGAGGCCAAGGGCTGTGAAGGGGTTACGGAACTTTCAAAAGAAATAGCAGATGAACTAATCGATAGCCTTTATGTCTATGGAAGTGGAGTGATTGAAATTGTATGGAACTATGCGGATGAGTATGAGAAGGCTGCTCAAGCGGTGAAACAAGGAGCACGTATAAGTGATGGCGGGTAA
- a CDS encoding C1q-like domain-containing protein has product MCIIEHIISCRKMPPTFSPVLTPAGAAGPAGPQGDPGVPGPAGPQGDPGPAGIQGPTGDTGPTGPPSTLAGIQVQLNEAAFVQIADGDPVLFNQTLFNETANITYAPATGIFTISEPGIYYFSWWLAVDGAAAATTIAFELNGSNGTSVYSASAFVTELMAGNALVNVAAAPVTFSLLNRCGDTAFIPDLVAQGAMSIMHLENV; this is encoded by the coding sequence ATGTGTATAATTGAGCATATCATATCTTGCCGTAAAATGCCACCAACTTTTAGTCCTGTCTTGACACCGGCAGGAGCAGCAGGACCGGCAGGGCCACAGGGAGATCCAGGAGTGCCGGGACCGGCAGGTCCGCAAGGAGATCCAGGACCGGCGGGAATTCAAGGTCCGACCGGAGATACCGGTCCAACCGGTCCGCCGAGTACCTTGGCCGGTATTCAGGTTCAATTGAATGAAGCTGCTTTTGTTCAAATTGCAGATGGAGATCCCGTTTTATTTAACCAGACTCTATTCAATGAAACAGCCAATATAACCTATGCCCCAGCTACCGGGATTTTTACCATCAGCGAACCAGGTATCTATTACTTTTCTTGGTGGCTTGCAGTAGATGGAGCAGCTGCCGCAACTACAATTGCTTTTGAATTAAATGGCAGCAACGGAACCAGCGTATACAGTGCTTCCGCTTTTGTTACGGAATTAATGGCGGGAAATGCGTTAGTAAATGTAGCTGCCGCGCCAGTTACCTTTAGTCTGCTGAATCGTTGCGGCGATACGGCGTTTATTCCAGACTTAGTAGCACAGGGAGCCATGTCTATTATGCACTTGGAAAATGTATAA